The segment GTCCCATGACGTGGAGCACGCGTGAGCTGGCCATCCTCGCCGGCACGACAGTCAACACGGTGCGCCACTACCACCGCGTCGGCCTCCTCGACCAGCCCGAGCGGATGTCCAACGGGTACAAGCAGTACGGCGTAGCTCATCTCGTCCGATTGCTGCAGATCAGACGCCTCCGCGACCTCGGCGTGCCTCTCGAGCAGATCGAGAAAGTCGGCGGTGCGCAGGAGAGCTCCGCCGACGCCCTCGCGGCGATCGACGCCGATCTCGCGCGGAGCATCGAGCGGCTGCAACGCGCGCGGGCCGAAATCAGAGCCATCCTCCAAGGCTCGTCCGCCACGGATGTCCCCAGCGGTTTCGAGGACGTCGCCCCCCTGCTCTCCCAGCCCGAGCGGGCGCTGATGCTCATCTACTCCCGGCTCTACGACGACGCGGCCATGGCCGACGTCAAGCGGATGCTGGAGACCGAGCGGGATGACGCGAGCGAGGCGTTCAACGATCTAGCCGAGGACGCGGGAGAAGCGGAGCGGCAGGAGCTCGCAGAGAGGTATGCC is part of the Microbacterium sp. ET2 genome and harbors:
- a CDS encoding MerR family transcriptional regulator translates to MTWSTRELAILAGTTVNTVRHYHRVGLLDQPERMSNGYKQYGVAHLVRLLQIRRLRDLGVPLEQIEKVGGAQESSADALAAIDADLARSIERLQRARAEIRAILQGSSATDVPSGFEDVAPLLSQPERALMLIYSRLYDDAAMADVKRMLETERDDASEAFNDLAEDAGEAERQELAERYAVTMARTLSDFPWLRDPRAHLSRSPEVTKNTFLESIVALYNPAQLDVIGRASVIAQQIIEQSEAGAEATPPTRESSG